In Cyanobacterium stanieri LEGE 03274, the following are encoded in one genomic region:
- a CDS encoding pyridoxine 5'-phosphate synthase, whose product MLTLGVNIDHVATIRQARRTVEPDPIGAAVLAELAGADGITAHLREDRRHIQDRDIKLLRQTVRTHLNLEMAPTEEMINIALSVKPDYVTLVPEKREEVTTEGGIDIVNNLNRFTEVVGKLQGAGIPVSWFIDADEAQIEAAAKTKALFIELHTGKYADAENKHVEAQELEALKVGTKQALDLGLRVNAGHGLTYWNVFPVACIEGMEELNIGHSIISRAVLVGLERAVREMKLAMRGEL is encoded by the coding sequence TTGTTAACCCTTGGTGTAAATATTGATCATGTGGCGACCATTCGCCAAGCCAGACGTACCGTAGAACCAGATCCCATCGGCGCCGCAGTATTAGCCGAGTTGGCAGGGGCTGATGGCATCACAGCGCACCTTAGAGAAGATAGACGACACATTCAAGATAGAGATATTAAACTACTAAGGCAAACAGTGCGCACCCATTTAAATCTGGAAATGGCTCCCACGGAGGAAATGATTAATATTGCCCTGAGTGTAAAACCTGATTATGTTACCCTTGTACCCGAAAAAAGGGAAGAAGTCACCACGGAGGGGGGAATCGATATTGTTAATAATTTAAATCGTTTTACTGAGGTAGTGGGGAAGCTACAGGGCGCTGGTATTCCTGTGAGTTGGTTTATTGATGCTGATGAAGCTCAAATTGAGGCGGCAGCAAAAACAAAGGCTTTATTTATCGAATTACACACGGGTAAATATGCTGATGCGGAAAATAAGCACGTTGAAGCCCAAGAGTTGGAAGCTCTCAAAGTAGGCACGAAACAAGCGTTAGATTTAGGTTTAAGGGTTAACGCAGGTCATGGTTTAACCTATTGGAATGTTTTTCCTGTGGCTTGTATTGAGGGCATGGAGGAATTAAATATTGGTCATAGCATCATTAGCCGTGCCGTCTTGGTGGGCCTCGAAAGGGCGGTTAGGGAAATGAAGTTAGCTATGAGGGGAGAACTTTAA
- a CDS encoding FAD-binding oxidoreductase has protein sequence MNQFFQASSPRQIKEILDFCNVNSIEIIEWKQNSRWQNKIKMAGLADCIPRYLVFPNTTVMLSQLVNFAYRNHCRVIPTGEGTKLSWGGLSQPADLLISMVNFNGVVEYGEKDLVITVQGGMKIKDLNHFLASRGQFVPIDPFFEDDATVGGVVATGNSLCWRQRYGGVRDLILGLSFVRADGEAVKAGGKVVKNVAGYDLMKLFTGSYGSLGIITEVTFRVYPLMASSSSVFITGEKKVLGVLRNMITQSSLTPTMADFVAHYSAIGALGSGADFGLGIRFEGIKPSVEQQVKQVESWAEDLGLSSLVFGDALERNFWKDIKVMDYPTICKVGLMGNRIINLFSRFGYEGFINISSGVGFVFLGEDIRAHQVLALRRFCEDNGGYLSMVRSPLALQKQVEPWGYVGNGLEMMKKIKEKFDPQGVFYNRLF, from the coding sequence ATGAACCAATTTTTTCAGGCTTCTTCTCCAAGACAAATCAAGGAAATATTAGACTTTTGTAATGTTAATTCTATAGAAATCATAGAATGGAAGCAAAATTCAAGATGGCAAAATAAAATCAAAATGGCTGGGTTGGCAGATTGTATTCCTCGTTACTTAGTTTTTCCAAATACCACCGTCATGCTATCACAATTAGTTAATTTTGCCTATAGAAATCATTGCCGTGTTATCCCTACTGGTGAGGGTACGAAGTTATCTTGGGGAGGGTTAAGCCAACCTGCTGATTTATTGATTAGTATGGTTAACTTTAATGGGGTGGTGGAATATGGGGAGAAGGATTTGGTTATTACGGTACAAGGGGGGATGAAAATTAAAGATTTAAATCATTTTTTGGCTTCTAGGGGTCAGTTTGTACCCATTGATCCTTTTTTTGAGGATGATGCCACGGTAGGAGGGGTGGTGGCGACGGGAAATAGTCTTTGTTGGCGTCAGCGTTATGGAGGGGTTAGGGATTTAATTTTGGGTTTATCCTTTGTTCGTGCTGATGGTGAGGCTGTAAAGGCTGGGGGTAAGGTGGTTAAGAATGTGGCGGGATATGATTTAATGAAGTTGTTTACGGGTTCTTATGGTAGTTTAGGGATTATTACGGAAGTTACTTTCCGTGTTTATCCTTTGATGGCTTCTTCTAGTTCTGTGTTTATCACTGGAGAAAAGAAGGTTTTAGGGGTTCTGCGAAATATGATTACTCAGTCTAGTTTAACTCCTACTATGGCTGATTTTGTGGCTCATTATTCTGCCATTGGGGCTTTGGGTAGTGGGGCTGATTTTGGTTTAGGGATACGTTTTGAAGGTATTAAGCCTAGTGTAGAGCAACAGGTTAAACAGGTGGAAAGTTGGGCTGAGGATTTGGGTTTATCTTCTTTGGTTTTTGGGGATGCCCTGGAGAGAAATTTTTGGAAAGATATTAAGGTGATGGATTATCCTACGATTTGTAAGGTGGGGCTTATGGGCAATCGTATAATTAATTTATTTAGTCGCTTTGGTTATGAGGGTTTTATTAATATTAGTAGTGGAGTTGGTTTTGTTTTTCTTGGGGAAGATATTCGGGCTCATCAAGTTTTGGCTCTCCGTAGGTTTTGTGAGGATAATGGTGGTTATTTGTCTATGGTGCGATCGCCCTTAGCGTTACAAAAACAAGTAGAACCTTGGGGTTATGTAGGCAATGGTTTAGAAATGATGAAGAAAATTAAGGAAAAGTTTGATCCCCAAGGGGTATTTTATAACCGTCTTTTTTAG
- a CDS encoding secondary thiamine-phosphate synthase enzyme YjbQ, protein MVCHQNILKIKTSGKCLHNITRDVNDVVAQWGMDMGLCTVFIRHTSASLIIQENADPDVLTDLSNFFSKLVPESPTDYYHSAEGLDDMPSHIRSVLTHTSITIPVNNGHLLLGTWQGIYVWEHRERSHLRQVVVHLNS, encoded by the coding sequence ATGGTTTGTCATCAAAATATTCTTAAAATTAAAACCAGTGGTAAGTGTTTACATAATATTACCCGTGATGTTAATGATGTGGTTGCCCAATGGGGTATGGATATGGGATTATGTACGGTTTTTATTCGGCATACCAGTGCTAGTTTGATTATTCAAGAAAATGCTGATCCTGATGTGCTGACGGATTTAAGTAATTTCTTTAGTAAACTTGTTCCTGAAAGTCCTACGGACTATTATCATAGTGCTGAGGGGTTGGATGATATGCCTTCTCATATCCGCTCTGTTTTAACTCATACGTCTATCACTATTCCTGTTAATAATGGTCATCTTTTATTAGGTACATGGCAGGGGATTTATGTTTGGGAACATCGGGAACGATCGCACTTGCGCCAAGTAGTAGTTCATCTCAATAGCTAA
- a CDS encoding acyl-CoA desaturase — MTVSTSEKSPLAWNIIIYMATIHLVALFAFLPSNFSWGAVGIFFVLYWLTACIGITLGFHRLVSHRSFETPKWLEYLLVLCGCLACQGGPIQWVGLHRVHHKFSDHDGDPHDSNKGFWWSHMGWMFIKNPANKLVPKYTKDIQNDPFYQWCDKYFIPVQVALGLLLFWWGGWSFVVWGIFLRLVVVFHVTWFVNSATHKFGYVSHDSKDHSRNCWWVAVLTFGEGWHNNHHAYQYSARHGLQWWEVDLTWFTIKILSFFGLAKNIKLAPTTQPTKA; from the coding sequence ATGACAGTTTCAACTTCAGAAAAATCACCACTAGCGTGGAACATAATCATATACATGGCTACTATTCATTTAGTGGCTCTTTTTGCCTTTTTACCCAGTAACTTTAGCTGGGGCGCAGTGGGCATTTTCTTCGTCCTTTATTGGCTAACTGCTTGTATTGGTATTACCCTAGGATTTCATCGCTTGGTTTCTCACCGTAGCTTTGAAACCCCTAAATGGCTAGAATATTTATTAGTTTTATGTGGTTGTCTAGCCTGTCAGGGTGGACCTATCCAATGGGTAGGTTTACATCGTGTTCACCACAAATTTTCTGACCATGATGGTGATCCCCATGATTCTAATAAGGGATTTTGGTGGAGTCATATGGGTTGGATGTTTATCAAAAATCCTGCCAATAAACTTGTCCCTAAATACACCAAAGACATTCAAAATGATCCTTTCTATCAATGGTGTGATAAATACTTTATCCCCGTCCAAGTAGCCCTAGGATTATTATTATTCTGGTGGGGCGGTTGGTCTTTTGTGGTTTGGGGAATCTTTTTACGCTTAGTTGTAGTATTCCATGTAACTTGGTTTGTAAACAGCGCCACCCATAAGTTTGGCTATGTAAGCCACGATTCTAAAGATCACTCCCGTAATTGTTGGTGGGTTGCCGTATTAACTTTCGGTGAAGGTTGGCATAACAATCACCATGCTTATCAGTATTCTGCCCGTCATGGTTTACAGTGGTGGGAAGTAGATTTGACTTGGTTTACCATCAAAATTCTATCCTTCTTCGGTTTAGCCAAAAATATTAAATTAGCACCGACAACACAGCCCACAAAGGCATAA
- a CDS encoding ATP-dependent Clp protease ATP-binding subunit → MFERFTEKAIKVIMLAQEEARRLGHNFVGTEQILLGLIGEGTGVAAKVLKPMGVNLKDARIEVEKIIGRGSGFVAVEIPFTPRAKRVLELSLEEARQLGHNYIGTEHLLLGLIREGEGVAARVLENLGVDLGKVRTQVIRMLGETESAPVGAGGGNRSNKTPTLDEFGSNLTNLAAEGKLDPVVGRQKEIERVIQILGRRTKNNPVLIGEPGVGKTAIAEGLAQRIGNKDVPDLLEDKRVVTLDVGLLVAGTKYRGEFEERLKKIMEEIRQAGNVILVIDEVHTLIGAGAAEGAIDAANILKPALARGELQCIGATTLDEYRKHIERDAALARRFQPVMVGEPTVEETIEILFGLRERYEQHHKLKIGDEALEAAAKLSDRYISDRYLPDKAIDLIDEAGSRVRLLNSQLPAEAKELDQELREVLKEKDEAVRSQDFDKAGELRDREMEIKSEIRGLADQKKKNPDVSDSPVVGEEEIAQIVASWTGVPVQKLTESESEKLLHMEDTLHQRIIGQEDAVKAISRAIRRARVGLKNPNRPIASFIFSGPTGVGKTELTKALATYFFGSEDSMIRLDMSEYMERHTVSKLIGSPPGYVGYSEGGQLTEAVRRRPYTVVLFDEIEKAHPDVFNLLLQILEDGRLTDAKGRTVDFKNTLLIMTSNIGSKVIEKGGGGLGFELEDDQTESQYNRIRSLVNEELKNYFRPEFLNRLDEIIVFRQLNKEEVKEISELLLKEVFARLTEQEITLQVTDKFKERLIEEGYNPAYGARPLRRAIMRLLEDVLAEEILSKRLKEGDAALVDVNEEGKVTIKAEENTTPLLAKAGS, encoded by the coding sequence ATGTTTGAACGCTTCACAGAAAAGGCGATCAAGGTGATCATGTTGGCTCAAGAAGAAGCTCGTCGCTTGGGTCATAACTTCGTTGGTACTGAGCAAATTTTGCTTGGTTTAATCGGAGAAGGCACCGGTGTCGCCGCCAAAGTCCTCAAGCCCATGGGTGTTAATCTTAAGGATGCCCGTATTGAGGTAGAAAAAATTATTGGTCGTGGCTCAGGATTTGTAGCGGTGGAAATTCCTTTTACTCCCCGAGCAAAAAGAGTCTTAGAATTATCTTTAGAAGAAGCTCGTCAGTTAGGTCATAACTACATTGGCACAGAGCATTTACTTTTAGGGTTAATTAGAGAAGGGGAAGGAGTAGCCGCTAGGGTTTTAGAAAATCTTGGGGTTGATTTAGGTAAAGTAAGAACCCAAGTTATCAGAATGTTAGGAGAAACAGAATCGGCTCCTGTGGGGGCTGGTGGGGGCAATCGTTCCAATAAAACTCCAACTCTTGATGAGTTTGGCTCTAATTTAACTAATCTTGCCGCCGAAGGAAAGTTAGATCCTGTGGTGGGCAGACAAAAGGAAATTGAAAGAGTTATTCAAATTCTCGGTCGTCGCACCAAAAATAATCCTGTATTAATCGGTGAACCGGGGGTAGGTAAAACGGCGATCGCCGAGGGCCTTGCCCAAAGAATTGGTAATAAGGATGTTCCTGATTTATTGGAAGATAAAAGGGTTGTCACCCTCGATGTGGGTTTATTGGTGGCTGGTACTAAATATCGTGGGGAATTTGAAGAACGACTCAAAAAAATTATGGAGGAAATTCGTCAAGCTGGAAATGTGATTCTAGTTATTGATGAAGTCCATACTTTAATCGGTGCGGGGGCAGCCGAAGGGGCGATCGATGCCGCTAACATCCTCAAACCAGCCCTTGCCCGTGGAGAATTACAGTGTATTGGTGCTACTACCCTCGATGAATACCGCAAACACATTGAGAGAGATGCAGCCCTTGCCCGTCGTTTCCAACCTGTGATGGTGGGAGAACCTACCGTTGAAGAAACCATTGAAATTCTCTTTGGTTTACGGGAGCGTTATGAACAACACCATAAACTAAAAATTGGTGATGAAGCCCTTGAGGCCGCCGCTAAACTATCTGATCGTTATATCAGCGATCGCTACTTACCCGATAAAGCCATTGACCTCATTGATGAAGCAGGATCAAGGGTTCGTTTACTCAACTCCCAACTACCCGCCGAAGCCAAAGAGCTAGATCAAGAGCTACGGGAAGTTTTAAAAGAAAAAGACGAAGCGGTTAGATCTCAAGACTTTGATAAAGCAGGGGAACTGCGCGATCGGGAAATGGAAATAAAATCCGAAATCCGTGGTTTAGCGGATCAGAAAAAGAAAAATCCCGATGTCAGCGATAGTCCCGTTGTCGGCGAAGAAGAAATTGCCCAAATTGTGGCATCTTGGACCGGTGTACCCGTACAAAAACTCACCGAATCCGAATCTGAAAAACTACTTCACATGGAAGATACTCTTCACCAAAGAATTATCGGTCAAGAAGACGCTGTAAAAGCCATCTCCCGTGCTATTCGTCGTGCTAGAGTGGGCTTGAAAAATCCTAATCGCCCCATTGCTTCCTTTATTTTCTCTGGTCCTACAGGGGTTGGTAAAACAGAACTTACCAAGGCTTTGGCTACCTATTTCTTCGGTTCTGAAGATTCCATGATTCGTTTAGATATGTCTGAATACATGGAACGTCATACAGTATCTAAATTGATCGGCTCTCCTCCAGGATATGTTGGTTATAGCGAAGGGGGACAACTTACCGAAGCCGTGCGTCGTCGTCCCTATACCGTTGTATTATTCGACGAAATAGAAAAAGCACATCCAGACGTATTCAACCTTCTTCTACAAATCCTCGAAGATGGACGCTTAACTGATGCTAAGGGGCGCACCGTTGACTTCAAAAATACCCTCTTAATCATGACTTCCAACATTGGTTCAAAAGTCATCGAAAAAGGTGGCGGCGGATTAGGCTTTGAGCTTGAAGACGATCAAACCGAGTCTCAATATAACCGCATTCGCTCTCTCGTTAATGAGGAGTTGAAAAATTACTTCCGCCCTGAATTTCTTAACCGTCTTGATGAAATCATTGTATTCCGTCAACTCAACAAAGAAGAAGTCAAGGAAATCTCCGAACTTCTACTCAAAGAAGTATTTGCCCGTCTCACTGAGCAGGAAATTACTTTACAAGTAACCGACAAATTCAAGGAACGTTTAATCGAAGAAGGATATAATCCAGCCTATGGGGCTCGTCCTTTACGTCGTGCTATCATGCGTCTGTTAGAAGACGTCTTGGCAGAAGAAATCCTCTCTAAACGTCTCAAGGAAGGAGATGCCGCCTTAGTAGATGTGAATGAAGAAGGTAAGGTAACTATTAAAGCTGAAGAAAATACAACTCCTTTACTTGCTAAGGCAGGTAGTTAG